Proteins encoded together in one Microbacterium sp. zg-Y625 window:
- a CDS encoding WXG100 family type VII secretion target, whose product MANLNVTYDQMQSAANRLRSGQSDLEGKLQELRALVSQLVQDGFTTTRASGAFDSSYEQFTSGAQRTVQGIDGMAQFLEKAASALQSTDEQLASSIG is encoded by the coding sequence ATGGCGAACCTCAACGTCACGTACGACCAGATGCAGAGCGCCGCGAATCGTCTGCGTTCGGGCCAGTCCGACCTCGAGGGCAAGCTGCAGGAGCTGCGCGCCCTGGTCAGCCAGCTCGTGCAGGACGGCTTCACCACGACCCGCGCCTCGGGTGCCTTCGACTCCTCCTACGAGCAGTTCACCTCCGGCGCCCAGCGCACCGTGCAGGGCATCGACGGCATGGCGCAGTTCCTCGAGAAGGCCGCTTCCGCGCTGCAGTCCACGGACGAGCAGCTGGCCTCTTCGATCGGCTGA